AAGATCATGGAAAACATATGAGCAAGCACTCATGTGAGCGGCAACAAATATCAAGCTCGGGCGGGGACATGAAGGAATTAGCGCAATTTATTAAAATACTGGGTGATACAAACAGGCTGGCAATTATTTTCGCCATTGGCAACCAGTCGCTGTCGGTCACGGAAATTATCACAGAAACCGGGCTGTCGCAGACCCTGGTATCCTTCCATTTACGTGCCATGCGCAGTGCGCGCGTCGTCCAAACCCACCGGGATGGCCCCTTTATCTTTTACAATCTCACAGACCTGCAACTCATTAACATTCTAGGAGATTTGGCTCAAATCGCCGGACTTGATGATATAAGACCAGAGACTTCAGTCTCATTACAAATTGCACACCAGCGCTAAAGGCAGAGGATCCTCATGAAGAAAAAACTTATTTTTGTACTGCTCAGTTTATTGGTTGCCGCGAGTACTGTCTGCGGAGCTTCTCCTGCAGACTTCACCTTTACCGACCTCAACGGCAAAACCTATACTGCCGCGGACCTCAAAGGAACCCC
This genomic window from Pseudomonadota bacterium contains:
- a CDS encoding metalloregulator ArsR/SmtB family transcription factor codes for the protein MKELAQFIKILGDTNRLAIIFAIGNQSLSVTEIITETGLSQTLVSFHLRAMRSARVVQTHRDGPFIFYNLTDLQLINILGDLAQIAGLDDIRPETSVSLQIAHQR